One Staphylococcus simiae genomic region harbors:
- the pdxA gene encoding 4-hydroxythreonine-4-phosphate dehydrogenase PdxA: protein MNNRQIIAIPMGDAAGIGPEISIKSLVNKEIYDVCKPLMVGDMEVLQKAAKIVNANVKFNKVNSPEDGIYEYGTIDVIDLDNIDAENLEYGKVSAECGQAAFEYIKKSVELAMDKKVSAIATTPINKESLKAAKVPYIGHTEMLEELSNSKDPLTMFQVRGMRIFFLTRHLSLKDAIDQMTKERVHDYLIRCDKALERLGVKERKFAVAGLNPHSGEGGLFGMEEVDEIKPGIELATNDGINAVGPVPADSVFFQALNGKYDAVLSLYHDQGHIAAKMTDFHMTVSITNGLPFLRTSVDHGTAFDIAGKNIAESISMEECIKVAAEYAESFVNSQ from the coding sequence ATGAATAACAGACAAATTATTGCAATTCCAATGGGAGACGCAGCAGGTATAGGTCCAGAGATTTCTATTAAGTCACTAGTCAATAAAGAAATTTATGATGTATGTAAACCGTTAATGGTAGGTGATATGGAAGTACTACAGAAAGCAGCAAAAATAGTTAATGCTAATGTTAAGTTTAATAAGGTGAATAGTCCGGAAGATGGCATTTATGAATACGGTACAATAGATGTCATTGACTTAGATAATATAGATGCGGAAAATTTAGAATATGGTAAAGTTTCTGCAGAATGTGGCCAAGCAGCGTTCGAATATATTAAAAAATCTGTAGAGTTAGCAATGGACAAAAAGGTTAGCGCAATTGCAACGACTCCAATTAATAAAGAATCATTAAAGGCGGCTAAAGTACCTTATATTGGTCATACAGAAATGTTAGAGGAACTTTCAAATTCTAAAGATCCTTTAACTATGTTCCAAGTTAGAGGTATGAGAATATTCTTCCTTACACGCCATTTATCATTAAAAGATGCTATAGACCAAATGACAAAAGAAAGAGTGCACGACTACTTAATACGTTGTGACAAGGCTTTAGAAAGACTAGGTGTAAAGGAACGTAAATTTGCTGTTGCAGGTTTAAATCCTCATAGCGGCGAAGGTGGTTTATTTGGAATGGAAGAAGTAGATGAAATTAAACCTGGTATTGAGTTAGCAACTAATGATGGTATTAACGCAGTTGGACCAGTTCCAGCAGACTCTGTATTTTTCCAAGCTTTGAATGGAAAATATGATGCAGTATTATCCTTATATCATGATCAAGGACACATAGCAGCAAAAATGACAGATTTTCATATGACTGTATCGATTACAAATGGATTACCTTTCTTAAGAACATCAGTTGACCATGGTACTGCATTTGATATAGCTGGAAAAAATATTGCAGAAAGTATAAGTATGGAAGAATGTATTAAAGTAGCAGCTGAGTATGCCGAAAGCTTTGTAAACAGTCAATAA